From the Rhinopithecus roxellana isolate Shanxi Qingling chromosome 5, ASM756505v1, whole genome shotgun sequence genome, the window AGTATATGAATTCACTTGGTGGGAGAGCTTGAGAGGCACAGCAGCTTTTCAGGGTCATGCCCAGCGTGGTGGTGATGGCCTTTCCTCATCAAAGTAAAAAACGGCCAGTATTTGTGATGAAGGAAGAAGAGCGCTGTGCAGGGAGTCTAGGGATGTGGATTCAGGTTCTGGCTGTATGCGTGCCCATTGTGTAAATAGCCTGAGTCTGTTTTGTGTGTAAGGTGAGGTCTTTTCAATCATTAGAATCTCAGGCTTCTGTGAAATAGAGATTTGTCAGTTCTGGAGTAGATGCAGAAGAAGGGGTTCAGTTCTCATAGAGTTAGATATTTAAGGAATATATTCCTGGAACAGGAATATCTGTGTAGCAGATATTCTGTGTAGCAGGTATATCTTATCTGAagtatagtaatttaaaaattatttcatgcaATCAGTGATAGGCCTGCATTTATATTAGGCTTATATTAATACAATTCATGTGCATTAATTTCTGCATTATCGtctatgtgtgtattttagtGCAGATGGACGTTTTGAAGGGACCAGTACGAAAACAGTCGTCAGGTACAATGGCACTGTCACCTGGACTCCACCTGCAAACTACAAAAGTTCCTGTACCATAGATGTCACGTTTTTCCCATTTGACCTGCAGAACTGTTCCATGAAATTTGGTTCTTGGACTTACGATGGATCACAGGTTGATATAATTCTAGAGGACCAAGATGTAGACAAGAGAGATTTTTTTGATAATGGAGAATGGGAAATTGTGAGTGCAATGGGGAGCAAAGGAAACAGAACCGACAGCTGTTGCTGGTATCCATATATCACTTACTCATTTGTAATCAAGCGCCTGCCTCTCTTTTATACCTTGTTCCTTATAATACCCTGTATTGGGCTATCATTTTTAACTGTACTTGTTTTCTATCTTCCTTCAAATGAAGGTGAAAAGATTTGTCTTTGCACTTCAGTACTTGTGTCTTTGACTGTCTTCCTTCTGGTTATTGAAGAGATCATACCCTCATCTTCAAAAGTCATACCTCTGATTGGAGAGTATCTGGTATTTACCATGATTTTTGTGACACTGTCAATTATGGTAACCGTCTTCGCTATCAACATTCATCATCGTTCTTCCTCAACACATAATGCCATGCCGCCTTGGGTCCGCAAGATATTTCTTCACAAGCTTCCCAAACTGCTTTGCATGAGAAGTCATGTCGATAGGTACTTCACTcagaaagaggaaactgagagtgGTAGTGGACCAGAATCTTCTAGAAACACATTGGAAACTGCGCTCGATTCTATTCGCTACATTACAAGACACATCATGAAGGAAAATGatgtccatgaggtctgtgatgTGTATTTACAAACGCAGATCTGCTTCCATTCCAAGTTCAGAAGTTACTTTCATTAATTTTGGCAGAGTAAACAGCATGACCCTTAAGTAAGACTAAGCATAGATTGAGGGCCAGAATGGTTGACATAATTTTCTATAAAAGATCTTTACTAAGGCTTGTTTCAGTTAAAACACCTGCAAAATGGGGCATTTTACAAATTACACTTTTGTAATTTTACACATTACACATTTACAATTACACATTACAATTACACATTTAC encodes:
- the CHRNA5 gene encoding neuronal acetylcholine receptor subunit alpha-5 isoform X3, whose product is MTTNVWLKQEWIDVKLRWNPDDYGGIKVIRVPSGSVWTPDIVLFDNADGRFEGTSTKTVVRYNGTVTWTPPANYKSSCTIDVTFFPFDLQNCSMKFGSWTYDGSQVDIILEDQDVDKRDFFDNGEWEIVSAMGSKGNRTDSCCWYPYITYSFVIKRLPLFYTLFLIIPCIGLSFLTVLVFYLPSNEGEKICLCTSVLVSLTVFLLVIEEIIPSSSKVIPLIGEYLVFTMIFVTLSIMVTVFAINIHHRSSSTHNAMPPWVRKIFLHKLPKLLCMRSHVDRYFTQKEETESGSGPESSRNTLETALDSIRYITRHIMKENDVHEVVEDWKFIAQVLDRMFLWTFLFVSIVGSLGLFVPVIYKWANILIPVHTGNANK
- the CHRNA5 gene encoding neuronal acetylcholine receptor subunit alpha-5 isoform X2, giving the protein MAARGSGPRALRLLLLVQLVAGCCGLAGAAGGAQGGLSEPSSIAKHEDSLLKDLFQDYERWVRPVEHLNDKIKIKFGLAISQLVDVDEKNQLMTTNVWLKQEWIDVKLRWNPDDYGGIKVIRVPSGSVWTPDIVLFDNADGRFEGTSTKTVVRYNGTVTWTPPANYKSSCTIDVTFFPFDLQNCSMKFGSWTYDGSQVDIILEDQDVDKRDFFDNGEWEIVSAMGSKGNRTDSCCWYPYITYSFVIKRLPLFYTLFLIIPCIGLSFLTVLVFYLPSNEGEKICLCTSVLVSLTVFLLVIEEIIPSSSKVIPLIGEYLVFTMIFVTLSIMVTVFAINIHHRSSSTHNAMPPWVRKIFLHKLPKLLCMRSHVDRYFTQKEETESGSGPESSRNTLETALDSIRYITRHIMKENDVHEVVEDWKFIAQVLDRMFLWTFLFVSIVGSLGLFVPVIYKWANILIPVHTGNANK
- the CHRNA5 gene encoding neuronal acetylcholine receptor subunit alpha-5 isoform X1, with product MAARGSGPRALRLLLLVQLVAGCCGLAGAAGGAQGGLSEPSSIAKHEDSLLKDLFQDYERWVRPVEHLNDKIKIKFGLAISQLVDVVGDEKNQLMTTNVWLKQEWIDVKLRWNPDDYGGIKVIRVPSGSVWTPDIVLFDNADGRFEGTSTKTVVRYNGTVTWTPPANYKSSCTIDVTFFPFDLQNCSMKFGSWTYDGSQVDIILEDQDVDKRDFFDNGEWEIVSAMGSKGNRTDSCCWYPYITYSFVIKRLPLFYTLFLIIPCIGLSFLTVLVFYLPSNEGEKICLCTSVLVSLTVFLLVIEEIIPSSSKVIPLIGEYLVFTMIFVTLSIMVTVFAINIHHRSSSTHNAMPPWVRKIFLHKLPKLLCMRSHVDRYFTQKEETESGSGPESSRNTLETALDSIRYITRHIMKENDVHEVVEDWKFIAQVLDRMFLWTFLFVSIVGSLGLFVPVIYKWANILIPVHTGNANK